From a single Deinococcus humi genomic region:
- the priA gene encoding replication restart helicase PriA, producing the protein MTLAPAPAPQVWLVVVNLPVPAQDFSVPHGWQGPVPTGCRVLVPWRGKLVVGLVVGESEPRGASRLREAVHVLDAPACPWVTPQTVQGVCAWATDARIPAGLIWGDLLGVGWTVDYSHSVRAVEGADLSAFARKAPTTLWTDAGAFHPALLDAVREQGLLEERFEGRPRTRGVIRARELAEVPAAARAVTVLRAVTPPPAPLTPRQTHAHAWLAEHGPQDSLNGWAKAAGVSASVVTGVLNAGGAQYVQAAATPPPAWDWLCEAGPQDTLSAWANGASMDGTPLSPTAAGTLLARGWADTVQVLAPPPALPGAVASEINHDLPDRLPEAPLWRLHGGRAASRFRTLMPRVLRLLGQGRGVLILAPDHATLRRAWEGLSGLATHAGTSAVQLSGQLNDLQRGHTWELVRKGAARLVIGSAHALAAPLQDLALIVVLEEGSDAHKLLSGSRAFVPDIAARVAAAHDIPLAALGATPAAESVPWPGAVLPPPRARVHIVDYATPPEQPSLGPLSGAHLGIGDMGYPISHDLARLLRQVQERGRQAALLAPRRGYSALLRCPSCEHTPQCRNCDVPLRFHQATRQMACHQCGYHESMPDRCDNCGEQMWKARGPGTEWIAQEVGRLLPGMPVYRMDRDRQDSLAQLYEGEPGVLVGTQLLLSHDAPPNLALVAITLADTWLNVSDFRASERYHRLLRQLAEWHPARAPLLVVQTFQAGHPALRVLADGRDTLAYPAAEERARKELGYPPHARLAQVEITAREAKRAQMAAQELAEALHGAGATAHEVLGPAPSPVARLRGVYPYHLFLRARSDARLAELLRVLDTRTWKARVRVDVNPRGGL; encoded by the coding sequence GTGACTCTGGCCCCCGCTCCCGCCCCACAAGTCTGGCTGGTGGTGGTGAATCTGCCCGTCCCAGCGCAGGATTTCAGCGTTCCGCACGGCTGGCAGGGTCCGGTGCCCACCGGTTGCCGGGTGCTGGTGCCATGGCGCGGCAAACTGGTGGTAGGCCTGGTCGTGGGCGAGAGCGAGCCGCGTGGCGCTTCCCGTCTGCGCGAGGCGGTGCATGTGCTGGATGCCCCGGCCTGTCCCTGGGTCACGCCGCAGACGGTGCAGGGCGTCTGCGCCTGGGCCACCGACGCCCGTATCCCCGCCGGACTGATCTGGGGAGACCTGCTGGGTGTGGGCTGGACGGTGGATTACAGCCACAGCGTCCGTGCGGTGGAGGGCGCCGATCTGAGTGCTTTTGCCCGCAAGGCTCCCACAACGCTCTGGACGGATGCGGGCGCGTTCCACCCCGCCCTGCTGGACGCCGTGCGCGAACAGGGCCTGCTGGAAGAACGCTTTGAGGGGCGTCCCCGGACCAGGGGCGTGATCCGTGCCCGTGAACTGGCCGAGGTGCCCGCCGCCGCCCGCGCCGTGACGGTCCTGCGCGCCGTGACGCCCCCGCCTGCCCCACTGACGCCCCGGCAGACCCACGCCCACGCCTGGCTGGCTGAACACGGCCCACAGGACTCACTGAACGGTTGGGCGAAGGCGGCTGGCGTGAGTGCCAGCGTCGTGACCGGCGTGCTGAACGCGGGGGGCGCTCAGTATGTCCAGGCGGCAGCCACGCCACCCCCCGCCTGGGACTGGCTCTGCGAAGCCGGGCCGCAGGACACCCTGAGTGCCTGGGCCAACGGCGCGAGCATGGACGGCACGCCGTTGTCACCCACCGCCGCCGGCACGCTGCTGGCGCGTGGCTGGGCCGATACCGTGCAGGTTCTGGCCCCACCGCCCGCCCTGCCCGGGGCGGTTGCCAGCGAAATCAACCACGATCTCCCGGACCGCCTGCCCGAGGCCCCGCTGTGGCGGCTGCACGGCGGGCGGGCAGCCTCGCGCTTCCGGACCCTCATGCCACGCGTGTTGCGGCTGCTAGGGCAGGGCCGGGGAGTGCTGATCCTCGCCCCCGATCACGCCACGTTGCGCCGTGCCTGGGAAGGACTGTCGGGGCTGGCCACCCACGCCGGAACGAGTGCCGTGCAGCTCAGCGGACAGTTGAACGATCTCCAGCGTGGCCACACCTGGGAACTGGTCCGCAAGGGCGCGGCGCGGCTGGTGATCGGCAGTGCACACGCGCTGGCCGCACCGCTGCAGGATCTCGCGTTGATCGTGGTTCTGGAAGAGGGCAGCGACGCCCACAAATTGCTGTCCGGTTCCAGGGCCTTCGTGCCGGACATCGCCGCGCGGGTGGCTGCCGCGCACGACATTCCACTAGCCGCGCTGGGGGCCACTCCGGCTGCCGAGAGCGTGCCGTGGCCCGGCGCGGTGCTGCCGCCACCGCGTGCCCGCGTCCATATCGTGGATTACGCCACACCCCCGGAACAGCCCAGCCTCGGTCCGCTCAGTGGGGCACACCTGGGGATAGGGGACATGGGCTATCCGATCAGTCATGATCTAGCCCGTCTGCTGCGGCAGGTGCAGGAACGTGGACGGCAGGCGGCCCTGCTGGCCCCCCGGCGCGGCTACTCGGCGTTGCTGCGCTGTCCCAGCTGCGAGCACACCCCGCAGTGCCGCAATTGCGACGTGCCGCTGCGCTTTCACCAAGCCACGCGCCAGATGGCCTGCCACCAGTGCGGTTACCACGAATCCATGCCGGACCGCTGCGACAACTGCGGCGAGCAGATGTGGAAGGCGCGCGGTCCCGGCACCGAGTGGATCGCGCAGGAGGTGGGGCGGTTGCTCCCCGGCATGCCTGTCTACCGTATGGACCGGGACCGTCAGGACTCCCTTGCACAGTTGTACGAGGGGGAGCCGGGGGTGCTGGTGGGCACGCAGCTTCTGTTATCGCACGACGCGCCGCCCAACCTGGCGCTGGTGGCGATCACGCTGGCCGACACCTGGCTCAATGTCTCGGACTTCCGCGCCTCAGAGCGCTACCACCGCCTGCTGCGGCAATTGGCCGAGTGGCACCCGGCCCGCGCTCCGCTGCTGGTGGTTCAGACCTTCCAGGCCGGTCATCCGGCCTTGCGGGTGCTGGCCGACGGGCGCGACACCCTGGCCTATCCTGCCGCCGAGGAACGTGCCCGCAAGGAACTGGGTTACCCGCCCCACGCCCGGCTGGCCCAGGTGGAAATCACCGCCCGCGAGGCCAAACGCGCCCAGATGGCGGCGCAGGAACTGGCCGAAGCGCTGCATGGGGCCGGGGCCACAGCGCACGAGGTTCTGGGTCCCGCCCCCAGCCCAGTGGCCCGGTTGCGCGGCGTGTACCCCTATCACCTGTTCCTGCGTGCCCGCAGCGACGCCCGCCTGGCCGAACTGCTCAGGGTCCTGGACACCCGGACGTGGAAGGCGCGGGTGCGGGTGGACGTGAACCCACGTGGCGGGCTGTAA
- the ilvC gene encoding ketol-acid reductoisomerase: MAAKMYYDRDVDTAPIENKLIAIIGYGSQAHAHAQNLRDSGFNVVVGLREGSSSRAKAEQAGLRVARIEDATREADVVMLLIPDENQPATYTESIEPHLTDGKALAFGHGFNVHFGRIKPPAGVDVFLVAPKGPGHMLRRVYADGAGMPGIFAVGQDATGQARDIALAYARGIGCTRAGVLETTFKEETETDLFGEQSVLCGGVTHLIQAGFETLVDAGYQPEIAYFETLHEVKLIVDLIYEKGFEGMRHSISNTAEFGDYVTGPRIITDETKATMRDVLSDIQTGKFAQRFIEDAESGFPYMNGERSKMRDHKLETVGKELRDMMPFISKKELEV, from the coding sequence ATGGCCGCAAAAATGTATTACGACCGAGACGTGGACACCGCCCCCATCGAGAACAAACTGATCGCCATCATCGGCTACGGTTCTCAGGCGCACGCGCACGCGCAGAATTTAAGAGACAGCGGCTTTAATGTCGTGGTGGGCCTGCGCGAGGGCAGCAGCAGCAGGGCCAAGGCGGAACAGGCTGGACTGCGAGTGGCGCGCATCGAGGACGCCACCAGGGAAGCCGATGTGGTCATGCTGCTGATTCCTGACGAGAACCAGCCGGCAACCTACACCGAAAGCATCGAGCCGCACCTAACCGACGGCAAGGCCCTGGCCTTTGGCCACGGCTTCAACGTCCACTTCGGGCGCATCAAGCCGCCTGCAGGTGTAGATGTGTTCCTGGTTGCGCCCAAAGGACCCGGCCACATGCTGCGCCGCGTATACGCCGACGGCGCAGGCATGCCCGGCATCTTTGCCGTAGGGCAGGACGCCACCGGACAGGCCCGTGACATTGCGCTGGCCTACGCACGCGGCATCGGCTGCACCCGCGCGGGCGTGCTGGAAACCACCTTCAAGGAAGAGACCGAGACGGACCTGTTCGGCGAGCAGAGCGTGCTGTGCGGCGGCGTGACCCACCTGATCCAGGCGGGCTTCGAGACCCTGGTGGACGCCGGGTACCAGCCGGAAATCGCATATTTTGAAACCCTGCACGAGGTCAAGCTGATCGTCGATCTGATCTACGAGAAGGGCTTCGAGGGCATGCGCCACAGCATTTCCAACACCGCCGAGTTCGGCGACTACGTGACCGGGCCGCGCATCATCACCGATGAGACCAAGGCCACCATGAGAGACGTGCTGAGCGACATCCAGACCGGCAAGTTCGCTCAGAGGTTCATTGAGGATGCCGAGAGCGGGTTCCCGTACATGAACGGGGAACGCAGCAAGATGCGCGACCACAAGCTGGAAACCGTGGGCAAGGAACTGCGCGACATGATGCCCTTTATTTCCAAGAAAGAGTTGGAAGTCTAG
- the ilvN gene encoding acetolactate synthase small subunit, which yields MTEPISYDQLLSILVRDEPRVLTRITALFGRRGYNIKSLSVGNTEHPGVSRMTIVVHGDRGVVEQAIRQLEKLHDVVKIIDHSLEKYVDRELVLVKVAITPESRVEVRQIAEDFRSRIVDVGRHALTFEVTGDEGKLTAFIEQMRPFGILETMRTGRIALTRGSNADIASHIYHGGESDTLRPALEGLEAREERARGVPNLF from the coding sequence ATGACCGAACCCATCTCCTACGATCAGCTGCTGTCCATCCTGGTGCGCGACGAGCCGCGCGTGCTGACCCGTATCACGGCGCTGTTCGGACGGCGCGGCTACAACATCAAGAGCCTGAGTGTGGGCAACACCGAACACCCTGGCGTCTCGCGCATGACCATCGTGGTTCATGGCGACCGGGGGGTGGTGGAGCAGGCCATCCGGCAGTTGGAGAAGCTGCACGACGTGGTAAAGATCATCGATCACAGCCTGGAAAAGTATGTTGACCGTGAACTGGTGCTGGTCAAGGTGGCCATCACGCCCGAGAGCCGCGTGGAGGTGCGCCAGATCGCCGAGGATTTCCGCAGCCGCATCGTGGACGTAGGCCGCCACGCCCTGACCTTCGAGGTGACCGGCGACGAGGGCAAGCTGACCGCCTTCATTGAGCAGATGCGCCCTTTCGGCATCCTGGAAACCATGCGAACAGGCCGCATTGCCCTGACGCGCGGCAGCAACGCCGACATCGCCAGCCATATCTACCACGGCGGCGAATCCGACACGTTGCGCCCCGCGCTGGAAGGACTGGAGGCGCGGGAGGAACGGGCACGTGGGGTTCCGAATCTCTTTTGA
- the ilvB gene encoding biosynthetic-type acetolactate synthase large subunit yields MGQADGQEPSGQELSRGEMTGAKALWATLANHGITTVFGYPGGAIMPVYDALTFYPEVRHVLTRHEQGAAHAAEGWAKATGEIGVCLATSGPGATNLVTGLADAMMDSVPLLAITGNVARHLMGTDAFQEADITGITLPITKHNYVVRDVEELPQIIAEAIRIARAGRPGPVLVDIPKDVQLAAYAGAIPSPHARPEIPAPSDESIERALELLRSAKKPVIMAGGGSLDAAAEITALARAWDIPVITTLMGLGAFPASDPLWLGMPGMHGSVAANRAISEADVLMGIGLRFDDRVTGRVGGFAPNASIIHIELDAAEIGKIIRTHVPVRGDAKVAAVKLTEGALKGVWPDWTAQLQEWKDRNETPDHWGAGYAVKAVVDRLTPDDILSSDVGQHQMLAAQLARFEKPRRWLNSGGLGTMGFGFPAAIGAGMAEPGVRSVVIAGDGGFQMTAQELATLKMYDIRNVKICIINNSFLGMVRQWQEMFHGKRYSEVWLGDSNPDFLKLADAYDVPGYRASSAEELPGAIDAWLADPKSALLEVVVPHEHGVFPMVPAGAALYEMIESDPRRAAELKAQLADAPMNEAPTSTAAEVNDA; encoded by the coding sequence ATGGGACAGGCAGACGGGCAGGAACCGAGTGGGCAAGAACTGAGCAGGGGCGAGATGACCGGCGCGAAGGCCCTCTGGGCCACGCTGGCCAACCACGGAATTACCACAGTGTTCGGCTACCCTGGCGGTGCGATCATGCCGGTGTACGACGCGCTGACCTTCTACCCGGAAGTGCGTCATGTGTTGACCCGCCACGAGCAGGGTGCGGCTCACGCCGCCGAGGGCTGGGCCAAGGCGACGGGCGAGATCGGGGTGTGCCTGGCCACTTCCGGTCCCGGTGCCACCAACCTGGTCACCGGCCTGGCCGACGCCATGATGGACAGCGTCCCGTTGCTGGCAATTACCGGGAACGTGGCCCGGCACCTGATGGGCACCGACGCTTTCCAGGAGGCCGACATCACCGGAATCACCCTGCCCATCACCAAACACAATTACGTGGTGCGCGACGTGGAGGAGCTTCCACAGATCATTGCCGAGGCCATCCGAATTGCCCGCGCCGGACGCCCTGGCCCGGTCCTGGTGGACATTCCCAAGGATGTGCAACTCGCCGCTTATGCCGGTGCAATCCCTTCCCCCCATGCCCGCCCCGAGATTCCTGCACCGTCCGACGAGTCCATCGAGCGGGCGCTGGAGCTGCTCAGGAGTGCTAAGAAGCCCGTGATCATGGCTGGAGGCGGCTCTCTGGACGCCGCCGCCGAGATCACCGCGCTGGCCCGCGCCTGGGACATCCCCGTGATCACCACGCTGATGGGCCTGGGCGCCTTCCCCGCCAGCGATCCGCTGTGGCTGGGCATGCCGGGCATGCACGGCAGCGTGGCCGCCAACCGCGCCATCAGCGAGGCCGACGTGCTGATGGGCATCGGTCTGCGCTTCGATGACCGTGTGACTGGGCGCGTGGGCGGCTTTGCGCCCAACGCCTCGATCATTCACATCGAACTGGACGCCGCCGAGATCGGCAAGATCATCCGCACGCACGTTCCCGTGCGCGGCGACGCCAAGGTGGCCGCCGTCAAACTGACCGAGGGGGCCTTGAAGGGCGTCTGGCCCGATTGGACTGCGCAGCTTCAGGAATGGAAGGACCGCAACGAGACCCCGGATCACTGGGGCGCGGGCTACGCCGTCAAGGCTGTGGTGGACCGCCTGACCCCGGACGACATTCTCAGCAGCGATGTGGGACAGCATCAGATGCTGGCCGCGCAACTGGCCCGCTTCGAGAAGCCCCGGCGCTGGCTCAACTCCGGTGGGCTGGGAACGATGGGCTTCGGTTTCCCGGCTGCCATCGGCGCGGGTATGGCCGAACCCGGTGTCCGCAGCGTGGTGATCGCGGGCGACGGCGGCTTTCAGATGACGGCGCAGGAACTGGCCACGCTGAAGATGTACGACATCCGCAACGTCAAGATCTGCATCATCAATAACTCCTTCCTGGGCATGGTGCGCCAGTGGCAGGAGATGTTCCACGGCAAGCGCTACTCGGAAGTGTGGCTGGGTGATTCCAATCCCGATTTCCTGAAACTGGCCGACGCCTACGATGTGCCGGGCTACCGCGCCAGCAGCGCCGAGGAACTGCCAGGGGCGATTGACGCGTGGCTGGCCGACCCTAAGTCCGCCCTGCTGGAAGTGGTGGTACCGCACGAGCACGGCGTCTTCCCGATGGTGCCGGCTGGGGCCGCGCTGTACGAGATGATCGAATCCGATCCCAGGCGGGCGGCTGAATTGAAAGCCCAGCTGGCCGACGCTCCAATGAATGAGGCCCCCACCAGCACCGCCGCAGAGGTGAATGACGCATGA
- a CDS encoding DEAD/DEAH box helicase, translated as MNFDQLIAPELAARLAERGITEASPIQEGSLPQTLEGRDLIGRARTGTGKTLAFALPIISKLEGSRERGRLPRAIVITPTRELAKQVADEFSKTGVDLTTVTVYGGAAYAPQENALRRGVDVIVGTPGRLIDHLERGNIDLSAVQFAVLDEADEMLSVGFAEAIETILQNAPADRQTLLFSATLSPDVKRLSHKYMQDPVLVDMVGSGKNQAAQTVEHLKVRVGRSRTRVLADLLTVYNPEKAIVFTRTKREADELANELIHRGLEAEALHGDLAQSQRERALSAFRSGRAGVLVATDVAARGLDIPEVDLVVQYHLPQDPDSYIHRSGRTGRAGRTGTAIIMYGDRENREMSGLERVTGVRFIERTIPTPAEVAAASAHAGADMIRKVDPTVAAGFQAQAEMLFNELGLEALARALAKISGVTEPAKAASLLSGEEGLTTILIHGERLSVARTVALLARNGDVDTRRLGKVRQWRGGTVADIPTEFLAKLMAANPLEGDIQIEVAQELPELFEQPTRERRDGGYQGGGRGRGQRDEGGYRGQGGGYGGRSNQGGGGYQGGGNRGGQGRWSRDRDDRGGNSQPRREDFADREFVNNR; from the coding sequence ATGAACTTTGACCAACTGATTGCGCCCGAACTCGCGGCGCGTCTCGCCGAACGTGGTATTACCGAAGCCAGCCCCATTCAGGAAGGCAGCCTGCCCCAGACCCTGGAGGGACGCGACCTGATCGGACGCGCCCGCACCGGCACGGGCAAGACCCTGGCCTTTGCCCTGCCGATCATCAGCAAACTGGAAGGCAGCCGCGAACGTGGCCGTCTGCCCCGCGCCATCGTCATCACCCCCACCCGTGAGCTGGCCAAGCAGGTGGCCGATGAGTTCAGCAAGACCGGCGTGGATCTCACCACCGTCACCGTATACGGCGGCGCGGCCTACGCTCCCCAGGAAAACGCGCTGCGCCGTGGCGTCGACGTAATTGTCGGCACTCCTGGACGCCTGATCGACCACCTGGAACGCGGCAACATCGACCTGAGTGCCGTGCAGTTCGCCGTTCTGGATGAGGCCGACGAGATGCTGTCGGTGGGCTTCGCCGAGGCGATCGAAACCATTCTGCAGAACGCTCCCGCAGACCGCCAGACCCTGCTGTTCAGCGCCACGCTGAGCCCAGATGTCAAGCGTCTGAGCCACAAGTACATGCAGGACCCCGTCCTGGTGGACATGGTGGGCTCTGGTAAGAACCAGGCCGCGCAGACCGTGGAGCACCTCAAGGTGCGCGTGGGCCGCAGCCGCACCCGCGTGCTGGCTGACCTGCTGACGGTCTACAACCCCGAGAAGGCAATTGTCTTCACCCGGACCAAGCGTGAGGCCGACGAACTGGCCAACGAGCTGATCCACCGGGGCCTGGAAGCCGAAGCGCTGCACGGCGACCTCGCCCAGAGCCAGCGGGAGCGTGCGCTGAGTGCCTTCCGCAGTGGACGGGCCGGCGTGCTGGTGGCGACCGACGTGGCCGCCCGTGGTCTGGACATCCCTGAGGTCGACCTGGTGGTCCAGTACCACCTCCCCCAGGATCCCGACAGCTACATCCACCGTTCGGGACGCACCGGACGTGCGGGGCGCACTGGCACAGCCATCATCATGTACGGCGACCGCGAAAACCGCGAGATGTCCGGCCTGGAGCGCGTGACTGGCGTCCGTTTCATCGAACGCACCATCCCCACTCCTGCTGAGGTGGCCGCTGCCAGCGCCCACGCCGGGGCCGACATGATCCGTAAGGTGGATCCCACCGTGGCCGCTGGCTTCCAGGCCCAGGCCGAGATGCTGTTCAATGAACTGGGCCTGGAGGCGCTGGCCCGCGCTCTGGCCAAGATCAGCGGCGTCACCGAGCCGGCCAAGGCCGCCAGCCTGCTGAGCGGTGAGGAAGGTCTGACCACCATCCTGATCCACGGCGAGCGCCTGAGCGTGGCCCGCACCGTGGCCCTGCTCGCCCGCAATGGCGACGTGGACACCCGCCGTCTGGGCAAGGTGCGCCAGTGGCGCGGCGGCACTGTGGCCGACATCCCCACGGAATTCCTGGCCAAGCTGATGGCCGCCAATCCCTTGGAAGGCGACATCCAGATCGAAGTGGCTCAGGAACTGCCCGAACTGTTCGAGCAGCCCACCCGTGAGCGCCGAGACGGCGGTTACCAGGGTGGAGGCCGTGGGCGTGGCCAGCGCGACGAGGGCGGTTACCGTGGACAGGGCGGCGGTTACGGCGGACGCAGCAACCAGGGTGGCGGAGGCTATCAGGGGGGAGGCAACCGTGGTGGACAGGGCCGTTGGAGCCGTGACCGCGATGACCGTGGCGGCAACAGCCAGCCCCGCCGCGAGGACTTCGCCGACCGCGAGTTTGTGAATAACCGCTAA
- a CDS encoding GTP pyrophosphokinase gives MTDPLVTTYQAREARYAALRDAALAHTTHLIEEAGLKVHNITGRLKRPESLADKLRRKPGRYRTLEDVTDLVAVRVITYFESDVAAVSRLLEAHHEINWEHSVDKSMMHDPDRFGYMGVHYVVKVPRLVEQFTPHVTEPPQHYEVQIRSILQHAWAEIEHDLGYKNREAVPREVQRRFYRLAGLLEMADEEFMALDRLSRDYAATLPERVRTEPDSVFIDAQSIQHLLEVSPVRDLDEAVAARLGVPLLTRWPDPERPQRLSTLLHYVSVHSVGGLLGELRRNRPDILDFAARLLPRLPEAWLPAGGVRPGTGLVNHALLRACANPSLNPQEIITALDMSGILSTRQMVDTVLDTYAEVTNENGIDPRHS, from the coding sequence ATGACTGATCCTCTGGTGACCACCTACCAGGCGCGTGAGGCCCGGTACGCTGCCCTGCGTGACGCCGCGCTGGCGCACACCACACATCTGATCGAGGAAGCGGGCCTGAAGGTCCACAACATCACGGGCCGCCTGAAACGTCCCGAGAGCCTGGCCGACAAGCTGCGGCGCAAGCCGGGGCGCTACCGGACGCTGGAGGACGTAACCGATCTGGTGGCCGTGCGCGTCATCACCTATTTCGAATCGGACGTGGCCGCCGTGTCCAGGCTGCTGGAAGCGCACCACGAGATCAACTGGGAACACTCGGTGGACAAGAGCATGATGCATGACCCGGACCGGTTCGGGTACATGGGGGTGCACTACGTGGTCAAGGTGCCGCGTCTGGTGGAGCAGTTCACACCGCACGTCACTGAGCCGCCCCAGCACTACGAGGTCCAGATCCGCTCGATCCTTCAGCACGCCTGGGCAGAGATCGAGCATGACCTGGGCTACAAGAACCGGGAGGCCGTGCCGCGCGAGGTGCAGCGCCGCTTCTACCGTCTGGCCGGACTGCTGGAAATGGCCGATGAGGAGTTCATGGCCCTGGACCGGCTGTCGCGCGACTACGCCGCCACCCTGCCCGAACGTGTCAGGACGGAACCGGACAGCGTGTTCATCGACGCCCAGAGCATCCAGCATCTGCTGGAAGTGTCGCCCGTACGCGATTTGGACGAAGCGGTCGCCGCCAGACTGGGCGTCCCACTGCTGACCCGCTGGCCGGATCCGGAACGGCCCCAGCGCCTCTCCACGCTGCTGCACTATGTCAGCGTCCATTCGGTGGGTGGGCTGCTGGGTGAATTGCGGCGGAACAGGCCCGACATCTTGGACTTCGCTGCCCGCCTGTTGCCGCGTCTGCCCGAAGCGTGGCTGCCTGCGGGCGGCGTACGCCCCGGCACCGGTCTGGTCAACCACGCCCTGCTGCGCGCCTGCGCCAACCCCAGCCTGAACCCGCAGGAAATCATCACCGCGCTGGACATGTCCGGCATCCTGAGCACGCGCCAGATGGTCGACACTGTGCTGGACACCTACGCGGAAGTCACGAACGAAAACGGGATCGATCCGCGCCACTCCTAG
- a CDS encoding N-acetylmuramoyl-L-alanine amidase — MRFRCALLTLASLSLASAAQAAPDVFVAYPENGHRVAHDHVILEGSVTPGASLTVDGRSVSVGADGLFMEWWPLKPGTNDLRLVARQGGQSGVASLRVIRTAVQATAARPTTIDVQSAQPRERREFWDLAGDAPAERSVELSFQGSPGGRAAYRLGKFASGPLREGPAGMYRATFVVPILAQLKEAVFTFTLTGRDGKTVTAVAPGRLSTGGGVRLGTQNPGTVQGLGLNQSTFTVTDLEGRALLYPRPGMGFTLVGRQGQDVRARLAPGQSALITAEQLGITPTMPKASGALQATGGAITLDGVPQLERPADAAAPGAPAEFPSAQPSDNPPAPSLSPAPAEVPGAPTTPLQVRIPLGGARLPFRLEQEDGGRRLALTLYGSFAEPLTGLVGGDPLLSSVEVHPVALDVTRVTLSLNQTQAWGFAANYDGPDLVVTVRRPVALSPVRPLEGRTITLDPGHGGSQNGGAGSLHVPEKNLVLPIALRAAELLRGLGATVNLTRSTDVTLGLYERGLSAEATGSDLLVSIHANALPDGRDPRGIRGPEVYFTHPQASALAASILAQLRARLPELGLGAGLKPGADLALTRPTTQISLLVETAYLTDAGNLRTLHSPEGRERFAQAIAAGIAGFYAQQVGRES; from the coding sequence ATGCGTTTTCGCTGCGCCCTGCTCACCCTCGCCTCGCTTTCCCTGGCCTCCGCAGCCCAGGCCGCCCCGGACGTGTTCGTCGCCTACCCGGAAAATGGCCACCGCGTGGCCCACGATCACGTCATCCTGGAAGGAAGCGTCACCCCTGGCGCGAGCCTGACGGTGGACGGCAGGAGCGTCAGCGTGGGTGCGGACGGTCTGTTTATGGAGTGGTGGCCGTTGAAACCCGGTACCAATGACCTGAGGCTGGTGGCCCGCCAGGGGGGGCAGTCGGGTGTGGCCTCGCTGAGGGTGATCCGCACCGCCGTCCAGGCAACTGCGGCCCGGCCCACGACGATTGACGTGCAAAGTGCCCAGCCCAGGGAGAGGCGCGAATTCTGGGATCTTGCCGGGGACGCCCCTGCTGAACGCAGCGTGGAGCTGAGTTTTCAGGGCTCGCCAGGAGGCCGCGCCGCCTACCGTCTGGGCAAGTTCGCCTCCGGCCCCCTACGCGAGGGGCCCGCCGGGATGTACCGCGCCACCTTCGTCGTGCCCATCCTGGCGCAGCTTAAAGAGGCCGTCTTCACCTTTACCCTGACGGGCCGGGACGGCAAAACCGTGACGGCGGTGGCCCCCGGACGCCTCAGCACCGGCGGCGGCGTGCGGCTGGGCACGCAGAACCCGGGCACCGTGCAGGGGCTGGGCCTGAACCAGTCCACCTTCACCGTCACCGATCTTGAGGGCCGGGCCTTACTTTATCCCCGCCCTGGCATGGGCTTTACGCTGGTGGGGCGCCAGGGCCAGGACGTGCGGGCCCGGCTGGCCCCCGGTCAGAGTGCCCTGATCACGGCGGAGCAGCTGGGCATCACGCCCACCATGCCCAAGGCCAGCGGCGCGTTGCAAGCAACGGGTGGGGCGATCACGCTGGATGGCGTGCCCCAGCTGGAACGGCCCGCTGATGCGGCGGCTCCGGGTGCGCCGGCAGAATTCCCCTCCGCCCAGCCCAGTGACAATCCGCCCGCTCCGAGCCTGTCTCCCGCTCCTGCGGAGGTGCCCGGCGCCCCCACCACGCCCTTGCAGGTCCGCATTCCGCTGGGCGGCGCGCGGCTGCCCTTCCGGCTGGAGCAGGAGGACGGCGGCAGACGGCTGGCGCTCACGCTGTACGGCTCTTTTGCGGAGCCGCTGACCGGGCTGGTGGGGGGCGATCCGCTGCTGAGTTCGGTGGAGGTCCACCCCGTGGCGCTGGACGTGACGCGGGTGACCCTGAGCCTGAACCAGACGCAGGCCTGGGGCTTTGCTGCCAACTATGACGGTCCTGATCTGGTCGTCACCGTTCGGCGGCCCGTGGCGCTGAGCCCAGTGCGTCCGCTGGAGGGGCGCACCATAACCCTCGATCCGGGGCACGGTGGCAGCCAGAATGGCGGCGCTGGCAGCCTGCACGTGCCGGAGAAGAACCTGGTGCTGCCCATTGCGCTGAGGGCGGCGGAGCTGCTGCGCGGCCTGGGGGCCACCGTGAATCTGACCCGCAGCACTGACGTGACGCTGGGACTGTACGAGCGTGGGTTGAGCGCCGAGGCCACCGGGTCCGATCTGCTGGTGTCCATCCACGCCAACGCCCTGCCCGATGGCCGTGACCCGCGTGGGATTCGTGGCCCAGAGGTGTACTTCACCCACCCGCAGGCGTCGGCCCTGGCCGCGAGCATCCTGGCCCAGTTGCGCGCCCGGCTGCCGGAGCTGGGGCTGGGCGCGGGCCTAAAACCCGGTGCAGATCTGGCCCTGACCCGTCCCACCACTCAGATCAGCCTGCTGGTGGAAACCGCCTACCTGACCGACGCGGGCAACCTGAGAACCCTGCACAGTCCAGAAGGCCGTGAGCGCTTCGCCCAGGCCATCGCCGCCGGAATCGCGGGGTTCTACGCGCAGCAGGTGGGGCGGGAAAGCTGA